Proteins co-encoded in one Malus sylvestris chromosome 9, drMalSylv7.2, whole genome shotgun sequence genomic window:
- the LOC126582101 gene encoding senescence-specific cysteine protease SAG39-like, with amino-acid sequence MGFINLQPWKYMCLSLILMLGAWSSGATSRTLQDASMYGRYEQWLTRYGRVYNDVNEKETRFKIFKENVAFIESSNKDANKPYRLSVNQFADLTNEEFKASRNGFKGHECSTKTSFKYENLTASLPATMDWRKKGAVTPIKDQGQCGCCWAFSAVAATEGITQLTTGKLISLSEQELVDCDTAGEDQGCEGGLMDDAFQFIQQNRGISTEANYPYDGVDGTCNAKKEASRAAKITGFEDVPANSEKALLTAVAHQPVSVAIDASGSDFQFYSSGVFTGTCGTSLDHGVTAVGYGVSEDGTKYWLVKNSWGTEWGEAGYIRMQRDVAAGEGLCGIAMAASYPTA; translated from the exons ATGGGGTTCATTAACCTGCAGCCGTGGAAATATATGTGCTTGAGCTTGATCCTCATGCTGGGGGCCTGGTCATCCGGAGCCACTTCTCGCACTCTACAAGATGCATCGATGTATGGGAGATACGAGCAATGGTTGACTCGTTATGGTCGCGTATATAACGACGTTAATGAGAAGGAGACTCGTTTCAAGATATTTAAGGAAAATGTGGCGTTTATAGAATCTTCTAATAAGGATGCCAACAAACCTTACAGATTAAGTGTCAATCAATTTGCAGACCTTACAAATGAAGAGTTCAAAGCCTCAAGAAATGGATTCAAGGGACACGAGTGCTCCACGAAGACTTCTTTCAAATATGAAAATTTGACTGCATCATTACCAGCAACAATGGATTGGAGAAAGAAAGGAGCTGTAACCCCCATCAAGGACCAAGGCCAATGCG GATGCTGTTGGGCTTTTTCAGCAGTGGCCGCCACGGAAGGAATTACACAGCTTACAACTGGGAAATTGATCTCTTTGTCTGAGCAAGAGCTCGTTGATTGTGACACCGCTGGTGAAGACCAAGGATGTGAGGGCGGCTTGATGGATGATGCCTTCCAGTTCATCCAACAAAATCGCGGGATTAGCACAGAAGCTAATTACCCTTACGACGGCGTTGATGGTACATGTAACGCCAAGAAGGAAGCCAGCCGTGCAGCCAAGATAACTGGCTTTGAAGATGTCCCTGCAAACAGTGAAAAGGCCCTTCTTACCGCAGTAGCTCACCAACCTGTTTCTGTTGCCATTGATGCTAGTGGTTCTGACTTCCAGTTCTATTCTAGTGGTGTCTTTACCGGGACCTGTGGAACGAGCCTTGACCATGGTGTTACCGCTGTTGGTTATGGCGTGAGCGAGGATGGGACTAAGTATTGGCTAGTGAAGAACTCATGGGGTACGGAATGGGGTGAAGCTGGATACATAAGAATGCAGAGAGATGTTGCTGCGGGAGAAGGACTTTGTGGCATTGCTATGGCTGCCTCTTACCCCACAGCTTAG